A portion of the Sebastes fasciatus isolate fSebFas1 chromosome 2, fSebFas1.pri, whole genome shotgun sequence genome contains these proteins:
- the LOC141758163 gene encoding gastrin-releasing peptide receptor-like translates to MEHLFPNASRSVTAALQSTARTMWFSGVVIASVYGVISVLGLIGNITLIKTFCSAKSIRNVPNLFMSSLALGDVLLLVTCAPVDASRYLSDEWLFGRLGCKVIPFIQLTSVGVSVFTLTALSADRYRAIVKPLDIQTSNTTTSIVLRAALIWLFSLVLAVPEAIFSDLHTFNDTSNNESFVTCAPYPHAGELHPKIHSTASFLIFYVIPLLVISMYYTFIARSLMRSALNLPVEGNVHARRQVESRKRLAKTVLVFVGLFAVCWLPCHIIYLYRSYHYSQVDTSLVHFVCSVVARILAFTNSCLNPFALYLLSDTFQKQFNQQLCCCCRMILKRSPQSPTHYNTHVTSVRSTQQSVASLSMINGKRFCQEDCV, encoded by the exons atggagcatCTGTTCCCAAACGCGTCGCGCAGCGTCACTGCTGCTCTCCAAAGCACCGCACGGACGATGTGGTTCTCCGGCGTGGTCATCGCTTCGGTTTACGGTGTCATCAGCGTCTTGGGGCTAATTGGCAACATCACGCTCATCAAGACTTTTTGCTCTGCCAAATCCATCCGCAATGTGCCCAATCTGTTCATGTCCAGCCTGGCTCTGGGTGATGTTTTGCTGCTGGTGACCTGCGCTCCGGTGGACGCCAGCAGGTACCTGTCAGATGAGTGGCTGTTCGGCAGACTGGGCTGTAAAGTCATCCCCTTCATCCAGCTCACCTCGGTCGGGGTGTCTGTGTTCACTCTCACAGCCCTCTCTGCTGACAG gTACAGGGCCATCGTGAAGCCCCTGGACATCCAAACATCAAACACCACTACCAGCATTGTCCTGCGGGCGGCGCTCATCTGGCTCTTCTCCCTGGTCCTGGCGGTCCCCGAGGCCATCTTCTCTGACCTCCACACCTTCAACGACACCTCCAATAATGAGAGCTTCGTCACCTGCGCCCCTTATCCCCATGCTGGGGAACTGCACCCTAAAATCCACTCCACGGcctccttcctcattttctacGTCATTCCCCTGCTGGTCATATCCATGTACTACACCTTCATCGCCCGGAGCCTGATGAGGAGCGCCTTAAACCTGCCAGTGGAGGGGAACGTGCATGCAAGACGACAG GTTGAATCAAGAAAGCGCTTGGCCAAGACGGTGCTGGTGTTCGTTGGTCTCTTTGCAGTGTGCTGGCTTCCCTGTCACATCATCTACTTATACCGCTCCTATCACTACTCTCAG GTGGACACTTCCCTGGTTCACTTTGTGTGCAGCGTCGTAGCTCGTATCCTGGCCTTCACCAACTCCTGCCTCAACCCCTTCGCCCTCTACCTGCTGAGCGACACCTTCCAGAAGCAGTTCAACCAGCAGCTGTGTTGTTGCTGTCGTATGATCCTCAAACGCTCCCCGCAGAGCCCGACTCATTATAACACACATGTGACATCGGTCCGCAGCACGCAACAGTCTGTGGCGAGTCTGAGCATGATCAATGGCAAGCGGTTCTGTCAGGAGGATTGTGTGTGA